The Nicotiana tabacum cultivar K326 chromosome 1, ASM71507v2, whole genome shotgun sequence genome segment GAATCATATTGCAGTTGATACGTCAATGCAGAAGTTCTAGCTGATAATAAACTCAATGTCGTGCATAAAGATTGATGTTAGACACATGTCACATATTAATCTGTCATGGAAGTATGAATAGAATGATTTAGTGAATAAACTTAGAAGCATGTAAACAATATAAAAGACATACTAATGGTTGCTAAATGGTGGATACAGATAGTATTTATTAAGATTctattcttttttcttcttttcagaAACTAAATAGCGATTATATCTTAATTTTGTTATGAATTACCCTATTTTCAACTCAACAATTAAAGTCTTACCACAAAGTAttctatatatacatataaaacaTATTTTACTTGTATATTCCAGACCGTACAAGCCTCAAGTTAGCTCTGCCATTGAGTGTACTGTCCCCAACTCCCCACAAAGCCATAATTCCCTGATCCACCAATCCAGTAAATGATATCAGTTATGAGAAGAATGTATAGACGTTTCACCACTCAAACTAGTATCGTTTATTCACGTCGTCTCCCATTACATTTCTTATTTTAATATGCCCCTTTATACGTCAGTGGTGCCACTCATAACTTATTCCCGTAATTACTCTCTTCCAATGCGTACCTATTACGCTACGTGACTTAATAGTGGTGCCACTCATAACTTATTCCTGTACCGCTTACCCCATGTGACGTTCATTCCAAGGGAACCTGACACCAGTTTTACTGGCTACCCACATAGATATTATAACTCAAGAATATATATATGTAGACAATTTGTCGAAAATAAACCATCTAGATGTGATTGTTCTGCATCatcattttgatttttgaatgATAACATTAAACTGATACAGGATATAGCTAATTAATTCGACATAATCAGGCTCATTTACCACAAGTTAAATAAAATAGACAAGTTGTGCCATGGAACTTTCAACTTTAATCACATATTTGGAATATAATTTTTGTAGTATTTGGAatagaattttcaaaaaaaaataaaataatatttggaATAGAACTTTATCATATGCGAACAAATATGGCACCTGTAACCATGCGCGGACGGTACTCTGCATGACATCCTGAATTGTAAATAAGCGGCCACGAACCGCTTCTTGCTCTTCAATCATCTGTCTTGTACTTTTTAGTATTCCTTGAAGCAAACTCCTTACAGCATTTCCCCTCAGATGTTGGAGAAGCTCGACTACAATCTCCTCTCTTGCATGTAAAGACCATTTTACCCGTATAACCTTGACGGAAAAGAGAGCATATTGGTTCAAGTCTGACACATAACATGCTTTTAAACAGTAGGCTGAAATACAAAATCCTCTCAAAGATAAAAAGGAAGTTCATAGATATTCCTATACCATGAATAAATCAAGGGAACTAGTAGAGAAGACCTGAATGACATGTATAGTGTTAGAATTATTTTCAAATGTTTAAATTGTCTTTGTTGTACTTTTCACCACCAATCAAAGTGTTATGCTAAGACTCAGGAGGAAGAGTCTCACAGAGCGAGACAAGCTTTCTTAGAATGTTAATTGCTTTTCTACATTTCTCTTTTTCTAATTGGCTTTGGCATCAATCAGAATAAGCACATTTTTTATGCTCTGAGGGATCAATTTCCTACAACCATGAAACTAAAGGTACCTGTGTTGAAAGCCTTCTAATTTCTTGATTCAAAATTATACTGAACAAGTGCATATCTTCATAGGTTCTCCTGTTCAACAGGGTTTACTTCATAAGTCAATAATGGAAGTGAGTAACTAAACCAAGTGCTATGTACTTTTCGTTTCGTTGCAAAAACAGTCCATAGACATGAGAGCGAAAACCTGTTCATGAACTTTAGTTCAGCTTCATCAGCTGCCCCAAAAATATACTTCCGAAATAACCTAAAACAAATGCATATTAGATAGTTGAAGAAAATCTACAATCATAAATTCCAAGCAACTTTAATCCAAAGTGAGGAAATTATAGGTAATTCAGCTGTGAACCATAAATGCAGAGTCTAAAGCAATCGATAAATTTCTATAGCGCCTGCGACAAATTCAAGCAATAAAGAGTAAATTTTACAATTTTTAATAAAGTTAAGCAGCATCAAATGTAAAGGTCAAAGAGAGTAGTTGGATGGAACAGAAGCAAACAAATGACATTGTACTaagtataaaaattaaaataaatctttCAATAAATAGAAAAACCAAAACTGTCACTGTCTAGCAGTGCATTAAAACGTCCACCTACAATTGTTTTTGTGTGTGTAAGAACGTCCACCTACAAATTAAACAAGTACAAATAAGGTTATGTCATGAACATGTTTGCTCGGATGGTACTTGTTCCCATCGAAAGCACTCCTATTTACTCTGGATAACTTGTATTTGCTGAATATGTTTAATATAATTGATACCatctaaagaaagaaaaagaacaagagatGGAGAAACATCAAAAGGTGACACGAAGCCAGCAAGAAGATGCAATTTGTTAAAATCAAGCGGAACTTGCAAGAAGTGAAACagtattaagaaaagaaatatgTGCAGATTAACTAAAGCAACAGTTAAATGGTGGAAAACCTTTAAATtaagaagaaacaaaagaagaaaattgAATAACCAAAAAAACCAAAAGGAAAAGATAATTGTAATAGTGATCACAAAAGAAGAAAATTGAATAACCAAAAAAACCAAAAGGAAAAGATAATTGTAATAGTGATCCTTAAAAGGGAACCTATGCCAAAAGAGttacaaaccaaaaaaaaaacaagaaatacagaaaaatcatTTTTTGTAGAGTCAAAGCTATTACGCTGATCAATAATATCTCCCTTTTCAACCGGCTTCAAGCTTTTTATATTGGAAATGGAATATAATATGGTTTGAAATCAGATGAATTCAATAGATTTTGGCAAATAGCAATACAATGAACATGAGGTCGTTGGTTTGCTAGAACATGCAGTCAGAATAAGCGGAAAAATTTTAACATAATGAGATCTGAAACACAATAGAACATGAAACAAGGGAAAATTGACACCTGTCATCCCACCGGGCCAGGCGACAAGTTAGGAGTGCTACAACCTCATGAATTGTTCGTGGGACATTACAAGAGCCCGCAGCGAGTAGCTCCTACGCACCACATCATTAAACTATGAGAAATCTATAATTAAACAGTCCAAGCATTAAACTGTCTCCACTCTCCAGTAATGTCAAACAGATGATAGACAGAAGGATAGCTTGCTCATTGACAAACCTGAACTTCTGCAATACCTAACACGTTGATATTTGATGCAGATCCTTTAACATGCAATGCAGTTAACAAGAAATTGTGTGCTTGCCATGATCGTAAAACaactggtatatcatcttcttcaataAAAGGATCACCAACTGACTGCCCCAAGAGCTCAAATAGTAGTCCACCAGCAACTCTAACCGGCACCTGAGCCCAACACCGCAAGAAGTGAAAGGTTATAGAAGCTCAAATCTGTGGACACTAGTTTTCACATGGAAATATAATAATCATCGTAATTCAGATATAATTATTTAAACATTAAATCCTTTAATGATTTATCACGGATTCCTCCTTCAATTCAACCAGAAATATTGAATTTCCTATTACAAACTCTCATGTATTTAGGCTAATAGAACTTTTAGGTCCAAATTTAAACCTCAACTAAGagccaaaatatttaaataaacgtttagaaaaagcaaaaagCTGTCTGTCATAGCTcgatttttccttctttttcctcCATAGTTTTTTGTTCGAAATATACTCTTTTTATATCATTGTTCTTAGCAGAGTTCACAAAAATAAAATTGGCACGAATAAAAGGAGATCCATGAACACCTCGGACACAACATAACGAACTCTTGTGGTATGATGCTTTCTAAGTTGATAGAGGCACTGGCTTTTAATGATGTTCTTAAGAAATAAGCTACCATAATATGAGCTAGGTTTTGGGATAGAGTTAGGCCCAGGATCCATTTTCTCAACATGATATTAGAAACTCATCTTTTTATTTACTCAATGTTAGGTCTCATCTATGTTATATTGCACATGCTCCAAATGtccggtcctaggcgtgagaagGGGTGTTAGAATATCCCAAATTGGTTGAAGGAATGAGTTATTGCCTCCTTAAATGGTCTTAGGAATCCTTAACTTATGAGCTAGTTTTAAGAGTTGAGTTACGTGCGAGATCCATAAACATGGTATTAGAGTCAGACCCATCTCTATTCTTTGTTTACCCAATGTTCGGCCCCCAAGTTATATTGTCCACGCTCCAGAGTGTCCAACTCTGGCTTAAGGAATGAGCTTAGGGAATGAgttgtttattttcttatatgGCCTTGGTCGATCCTCACATCATGAGCTAGCTTTTGAGGTTCAGCTCAAggttcattttctcaaaaaagtCAAACTGTGGAGAGAAAATGGTCTACAAAATCAAATGACTGGTTGCCAGGTTAAAAGACAGAATATCTAACCTCAATGTTCTTAAAGACCGGTGTTGGACCACTTTAAGCATGCCATTTAGCAAAGATAAGATCCCATTACGGACTGTCTACATTCGTTCCTCCCCTATTAACCCCGTTGTTATGTCATAAGGAGCCATATATACATGTAATATGTATACATCGGGCTTGTCTAAGCATATTTTGGTTCTTATTCTGAGCAGCCTCTAGAAGGCCTAGAAGCAGAAGTGGCTGGTCAGTGATATATTTTATAAGATAAAACACCATTACCTGCATTTCTTCTTTCCAAGATCTTCAAAGTTATCAAGATCAGATGCTTCTCTAGGTCATTTTAAGGACCAATAGTGTACCTCCTGAGGTAGTTTTAATCCTCATAAAGTTCTACATACTAAAAATTAAAAGGAAGGAAAATTACCAGAGTATCCTGGCAGATTATGCAATAGGTTAGATATCATGTTGCTATTAGGAGCAAAAAGAAGGTTTAATCTTCCCAAAGTTGTTAGCAGTATAGCATGCTCGAGTGTAAACTTATACAAGCGAAATACCTCATAGAGAAGGTGCTTCATACGTTCACTAATCAGCTTGCTTTCATCTCGCAAGGCAATACTTATGGCAGGATGTAGCCAC includes the following:
- the LOC107813656 gene encoding uncharacterized protein LOC107813656 isoform X3, producing MSSVTHESAEMNNGMKNQENHKQQLSRDVTLGSELWTDGLLCAFEFVRGQRKTNESRSTFKNHSARHYAAREPKKPPLSKSRASYSSPQDVDKDQFIEPYYTESGYVDIENPHVQGYQQDYPYNPRERSSGNYWIPIGWARISELLQTVHVDTDWASQPVELTDEEDDVTVADVAAPYWERPVGPTWWCHVAAGHPFVNAWLNNAQWLHPAISIALRDESKLISERMKHLLYEVPVRVAGGLLFELLGQSVGDPFIEEDDIPVVLRSWQAHNFLLTALHVKGSASNINVLGIAEVQELLAAGSCNVPRTIHEVVALLTCRLARWDDRLFRKYIFGAADEAELKFMNRRTYEDMHLFSIILNQEIRRLSTQVIRVKWSLHAREEIVVELLQHLRGNAVRSLLQGILKSTRQMIEEQEAVRGRLFTIQDVMQSTVRAWLQGIMALWGVGDSTLNGRANLRLVRSGIYKGALALLVKLLPCDQEVIGSSRGNSLLKCRVRLRIIDPCGPALPRTPRIARA
- the LOC107813656 gene encoding uncharacterized protein LOC107813656 isoform X4, encoding MSSVTHESAEMNNGMKNQENHKQQLSRDVTLGSELWTDGLLCAFEFVRGQRKTNESRSTFKNHSARHYAAREPKKPPLSKSRASYSSPQDVDKDQFIEPYYTESGYVDIENPHVQGYQQDYPYNPRERSSGNYWIPIGWARISELLQTVHVDTDWASQPVELTDEEDDVTVADVAAPYWERPVGPTWWCHVAAGHPFVNAWLNNAQWLHPAISIALRDESKLISERMKHLLYEVPVRVAGGLLFELLGQSVGDPFIEEDDIPVVLRSWQAHNFLLTALHVKGSASNINVLGIAEVQELLAAGSCNVPRTIHEVVALLTCRLARWDDRLFRKYIFGAADEAELKFMNRRTYEDMHLFSIILNQEIRRLSTQVIRVKWSLHAREEIVVELLQHLRGNAVRSLLQGILKSTRQMIEEQEAVRGRLFTIQDVMQSTVRAWLQGIMALWGVGDSTLNGRANLRLVRSGIYKIRAFVSNII